Within Thermoleophilia bacterium, the genomic segment GCCGAGGTCCGGATCGTGCGGGAGGGCCTCCGGGCACACCCGATGCGTGCGCCCGGGCGGCAGGGCAAGCACCACGGCATCGGCGGCGAGATGACGCCCGTCGTCGAGGGTGGCGCCAGCGGCGGATGCACGCGTGACGGACCGTCCGGTGACGACCTGTCCCCCGAGGCGGGTGATGTGCTGGCGCGCAGGGGCGTCCACCAGGTGCGAGAGCCCCGTACGGGCCCACCCGATCGCCGAACCGCCACGCGTGCGCATGAGGCCTTCCACCAGCACGAACGCGGCGAGCGCGGCCGATACGCGGTCGGACCGGTCGTTGCAGGTGGGCGTCACGATGACATCCCAGAAGCGCTCGATACTCGCATCCCCCTGACCATGGGCGCGTAGCCAGTCGCCGAACGAGACGTCGTCGAGAGACGCCCGCCCGCGCTCGCCCATGAGCGCAAGCGCCGTGAGGGCGCGCAGCGCCCGGGACCGCTCGCCACGCGACAGCAGGCCGTATCGCGCGAAGGCCGGACCCATATGGAGGGGCGCGGGCAGCCGGTGTGCGGCGAGTACCCCGTGGGTGCCCGCGCGGTCGCGCACGTCCAGGCGCAGTGCCGGCTGCATGGTGGTGAGACCGATGGTCCCGAGACGGGTCAGCAGTGCGATGTAGGCGGTACAGCACCCCAGGTGCACATGCTGGCCGTTGTCCAGCTCCACCCCCGTGTGAGGTTCGGTGAACGAGAAGGCTTTTCCGCCGAGAAAGGGTCGGCGCTCCACGAGGGTGACCACTGCGCCCCGTGACGACGCCTCCACGGCCGCTGTGATGCCCGCGAGGCCACCACCCACCACCACCACGCGTGCGCCGCGCAGGGTCATCGGTGTCTCGTAAGAAGGGCACGGCCGATCGAGCCGATCATGAGCGCGGCCTTCCGTCGTCCGGAGAGCGACACGCGTCCCTGTGTGTAGTCGTAACCACGCTCCTCGATACGCGTGAGGATGTCGCCGTAGAGCGCGGCCAGCATCTGAACGCACATGCGCGCGCGCAGATCGAGCAGCGGCAGCAGCATCGCGCCCCGCCGGAAGTACTCGTGCGCGCGGTCACCCTGTTCGTGCATGAGCGCTGCCATCCGGTCGGACATGCGACCGGCGAGGATGTCGGCCACGTCCACCCCGTGGGACGCCATGTCCTGCGCGGGCAGGTAGATGCGGCCACGGTCGGCGTCCTCCTGGACATCGCGCATGATGTTGACGACCTGCATCGCCACGCCTAGGTCCTGTGCGTGCTCGGGTGCGGCGGGGTCGCGAAACCCGAACACGTAGAGGGACAGCACCCCCACGGCCCCGGCCACCCGATCGCAGTAGGTCGTGAGCGCGGGCCAGTCGGCGTAGCGGTCCGTGTCGAGGTCCATCTCCACGCCGTCGACGAGTGCGTCCATAGGCGCGCGGGGGATTCCGAACCGGCGGATGGCGTCGGCGAGTGCGATGAGGATGGGGTCGTCGTCGGTGCTGGCGCCGTCGCCGGAGTAGACGCGCGTCACGTCATCACGTCGGGCACGCACCGCCTGGGCCTTGGCCGTGGGATCGTCTACGCCGTCCACGGAGTCGTCGCACAGGCGGCTGAACGCGTACAGAGCATGGATGGCGCGCCGTCGCTCGCGGGGCAGCAGGATGAACCCAAAGTAGAAGTTGCGTGCTTCGGTCCGGGTGACCTCGGTGCACACGTCGTACGCCTGATCGACACTCATGCCCACGTGCCACCTCCTCGTACGAGACGAGCCACGACGCCGCCGACCATTCGCAGGCGTCCGCGTACTCCCGGTGCGGGGCGCGCGGCGATGGTGTCGAAATCCCGGGCGGCGATGGCATCGCAGACCCACAGACCCCCGGCCGTGAACAGGCCGATGTCCAGGCGCACGCGGATGGGCACCGTGCCCCACAGCGGGGCACCCTGAACCAGTCGCGCCCGGGCGCGTCCCACTTCCATGCGCACGACCGACCGCACGGCGGGCGATGCGGTCGGAGCGCGGAGCGCGTCGTCGGTCACCCCGAAGGACGCCATGTCGTCGCGCGGCAGGTACACCCGGTCCCGCTCAACGAGGTCCCGCCCGATGTCCTGCCAGAAGTTGACCAACTGGAGACCCTCACAGGTGGCATCCGACAGCGCGACGCGGCGAGCGTCGTCCCGTCCGAGCACGCCCAGCACCATGCGTCCGACCGGGGTGGCCGAGTGTGCGCAGTAGTGCAGGAGGTCCTCGTGGGATTCCCAGCGTGACGTGCGCTGGTCCATGCGGTTGGCCTCGATGACGCGCGTAAACAGGTCCGTGTCCAGGCTCCGTCGGCGGATGACGTCGGCGACGGCCACGAGCACCGGGTCGTCTGCCGTCCCGTGGACGGCGCGGACGAGGTCGGCTTCCCATGCGTCGAGTGCGGCGAGGCGCTGCGTGACGGTGGCGTCACCGGCGTCACCGATGTCGTCCGTGATCCGGCAGTACGCGTAGAGCGCGCGCATGTCGGAGCGCACGTCGCGCGGGGCGAGCGCGAATGCGATGGGGAAGTTCTCGTCGTGATCACGTGTGATGGCGGCGACGCGCGCTCGTGCCCCGTCGAGATCTCCGGGGGCGGTGCCCCCCGTTGTCATCCGGCGTACCGCCCAAGCGCCATCACCGGGAAATACAGGCGGTAGTAGTGGTACTTGATCATGAAGTCGCCGGGGAAGCCGGTGCCCGTGAAGGCGTCCTCATCCCAGTCCCCGTTCGGCCCTTGGGAATCCACCAGCCACGCGATACCCGGGGAAATCGCCGGATGATCGGGAGCGGCGGCGATGAGGCCGATGAGCGCCCATGCGGTCTGGGACGCAGTGGACTCGCCGACACCGGCGAGGGAGGGATCGCGGTAACTCGCGATGTCCTCGCCCCAACCGCCGTCGGCGTTCTGATGACGGGCCAGCCAGTCGACGCCGCGCAGCACCCAACTGGCGTGCATGTCCACGCCACAGACGGCAAGGGCGGGGAGCACCGCTCCCGTCCCGTACACGTGGTTGACGCCCCACCGTCCCCACCACGACCCGTCCTGTCGCTGGGTGCGGCGCAGATAGGCGAGGCCCGTGCGGATGGCCGGGTGCCCGTGCGGCACGCCGCACTCGGCCAGTGCCTCTAGCACATGGGCCGTCACGTCCTCGGTGGATGGGTCGATCACCTCGCCGAAGTCGCAGACCGGAAACTGGCCGATGAGCGTGCTCGTGTTGTCCACGTCGAAGGCCGCCCACCCACCATCCCGACTCTGCATCGAGAGGAGCCACTTGACCCCGCGACGCACGGCACCGTCGGATCGCGCCACCCCGGTGCGCAGCAGGGCGATGAGCACTTCGGCTGTGTCGTCGGTGTCGGGATACCACTCGTTGTTGAACTCGAAGCTCCAGCCGCCAGCCTCGCCCCGACGGGGAAGGTTTCGCCAGTCGCCCTCCCGGGTGACCTCGCGTGCCAGCAGCCAATCCCGTGCTCGTGAGACGGCGTCGTCGTCACCGGCCGTGCCAGCGTCGTCGATGGCGATGGCCGCGAGGGCGGTGTCCCAAACCGGGGACAGGCACGACTGCATGCGCAGCCGCCCGTCGCGGTACAGGAGGAACGTGGAGAAGCCCTCGATGGCACGGGTGATGACTGGGTGGTCCAGGGGCATTCCGAGCGCGTGCAGGGCGAAGATCGAGTAGACCCATGGGGGTTGGATGCCCGCCCACGCGCCGTCGGCTTCTTGGCGATCGAGGATCCATCTGCGGATGCGGCGCTCCGACAGTCTGCGGACGAATCCGAGCGGGTGTCGGTTGTACCAGTGAGCGAGCGGCATGAGACGTGAGATCCACTGCGTGAGGGGCCCGGGGCTGCGCGGGTCGGGTCCGGGCACACTTCCGGGGGCCTCCGCGAAGATGGGTGCCACCGACGCGGCCTGCGGGAACGTGGGGTTGCGCGAGAGCACGACGAGCATCGGCACGAACGTTCCGCGCGCCCATGAGGCGAACCGGTACACGGACACCGGTGCGCGCGCCGGAAGCATCACGATCTCGGGCGGTGCTGCCGGCAGCGCCCGCCACGGATACTGGCCGAGCACAGCGAGCCAGAGACGGGTGAAGAAGCGGGCCTTGTTCGCGCCGCCGAGAGCCAAGATCCGGCGCTCGGCACGCTGCATGGGCTCCGCCGACTCGGGAATTCCCGCGAGCCGGAGTGCGTACCAGGCCTCCACGGTGATGGAGAGGTCGCCAGGTGCCCCGTGCCAGATGGGCCAGCCGCCATCCTCTCCCTGGGTGGCCAGCAACTCGGCGGCCACGGCGCGGCGCTCCGTCTCGCCCGCCATTCCGAGAGCCTCCAGCAGGAACAGGTGCTCGGCTGTGATGGACGCGTTCGATTCGAGTTCGCCCCACCAGAATCCGTCGTCGTGCTGCAGGCCGCGCAGGTGCTGAGCCCCGCGGTCGGCAGCCAGGCGCGCCGCTCCGCGGAGTTCCGGTGCGGTGAAGGATCGACTGTTCATGCGACCCCTGCCAGGGCGGCCGCCACTGCGGGCACGAGCCCGCGCCGTGCGACGCGCGCGCCGCGGGCCAGTCGGGTCCAAACCGCGATCTCGGACGGGCGGGTGACGACGCGCCGCACAATGCGCAGACGGTGAATGTCGCCGGAGGGGGCGATCAGGCCATTGAGGTTCGGCAGGATGTCGTCGGCCCGGTCGGTGACGGCGCGGATGGCCGCGAACGGGATCCCCGCTCGCGCGCAGGCGCGCGCCACGCCGGCACTCTCCATGTCCACCGCGATGCCGACGAGCTCTGCGCGCGCGGCGGGGTGCGACACCACGTTGGGGGTGGTGGTGAGAGTGCCGGAGCTCACGCCCGCACCGCGCGTGAGACCGGAGTCGCAGATGAACTGGTCGCCCGTGGCCGCGTCGATCACGCGCTCAGGGATGACCACGTCACCGCGTGCGAGGGTGGGGTCGAGGGCACCGCAGAACCCCACCGCGATCATGGCCGTGGCACCCGCGGCGATCGCTCGGGCGGCATGGTGCTCGGCGGGGCCGGAGCCCATCCCGGTCACGATGACCCGCACGCCGGGTCCGGCGAGGTGCCGCAGTATCCGCTCCTCCGCGGCCACGGCGCACAGCAGAGCGAGCACGCCGTCGGCCAACGGGAATCCCTCCGTGTCACCCGCGCGCGAGTGCGAGCAGGTCCCTGGGGCTGGACATCGCGTCGAGGATGGTCGTGGCTTCATAGCCGCAGTGCATGAGGCAGTTGGCGCAGCGCGGGTCGCGACCGGTTCCGTAGTCCTCCCAGTTGGTCTCATCGAAGAGTTCGCGGATGCTCTGGACGTGCTTGTCGGCGAGTAGGTAACACGGGGAGCGCCAGCCCTCGACTGTGTAGGTGGGCATGCTCCACGCCGAGCAGCGGTATTCCCGCTTCCCCTGCAGAAACTCATGAAAGAGCGGGTTGTTGTAGAACGGGATTCTGAGCCCCTCGCAGCGTTCGTGTACCTCGGTGTAGAGAGCCTGGGCCTCGGAGCGTGCGAGGAACTGTTCGCGATCCGCCGTGACCGACTCGTAGTCGAAGCCCGGTGACGTAATACAGCCCTCCACGCCCATGTCCTTAAGAAACATGAACAGTTCCACGTAGGCCTCGGGGGCGGTGCCACGGAAGATCGTGGTGTTCGTGCAGACGCGGTACCCGCGTGCGATGGCCTCGCGCATGTGTGCGGTGGCCGTCGTGAACACGCCCTTCCGGTCAAC encodes:
- the shc gene encoding squalene--hopene cyclase → MNSRSFTAPELRGAARLAADRGAQHLRGLQHDDGFWWGELESNASITAEHLFLLEALGMAGETERRAVAAELLATQGEDGGWPIWHGAPGDLSITVEAWYALRLAGIPESAEPMQRAERRILALGGANKARFFTRLWLAVLGQYPWRALPAAPPEIVMLPARAPVSVYRFASWARGTFVPMLVVLSRNPTFPQAASVAPIFAEAPGSVPGPDPRSPGPLTQWISRLMPLAHWYNRHPLGFVRRLSERRIRRWILDRQEADGAWAGIQPPWVYSIFALHALGMPLDHPVITRAIEGFSTFLLYRDGRLRMQSCLSPVWDTALAAIAIDDAGTAGDDDAVSRARDWLLAREVTREGDWRNLPRRGEAGGWSFEFNNEWYPDTDDTAEVLIALLRTGVARSDGAVRRGVKWLLSMQSRDGGWAAFDVDNTSTLIGQFPVCDFGEVIDPSTEDVTAHVLEALAECGVPHGHPAIRTGLAYLRRTQRQDGSWWGRWGVNHVYGTGAVLPALAVCGVDMHASWVLRGVDWLARHQNADGGWGEDIASYRDPSLAGVGESTASQTAWALIGLIAAAPDHPAISPGIAWLVDSQGPNGDWDEDAFTGTGFPGDFMIKYHYYRLYFPVMALGRYAG
- the hpnC gene encoding squalene synthase HpnC; the protein is MTTGGTAPGDLDGARARVAAITRDHDENFPIAFALAPRDVRSDMRALYAYCRITDDIGDAGDATVTQRLAALDAWEADLVRAVHGTADDPVLVAVADVIRRRSLDTDLFTRVIEANRMDQRTSRWESHEDLLHYCAHSATPVGRMVLGVLGRDDARRVALSDATCEGLQLVNFWQDIGRDLVERDRVYLPRDDMASFGVTDDALRAPTASPAVRSVVRMEVGRARARLVQGAPLWGTVPIRVRLDIGLFTAGGLWVCDAIAARDFDTIAARPAPGVRGRLRMVGGVVARLVRGGGTWA
- the hpnH gene encoding adenosyl-hopene transferase HpnH is translated as MSRRPIALELGMATYIAKKKLVERKERFPFTLMLEPLELCNLACTGCGRIQEYKDVFHKRLSVEECLRVADECGAPIVNIPGGEPLIHAQIDEIVNGIIDQGRFVYLCTNGILMDRAFGRIEPTKRFAFVVHIDGMEAVHDHAVDRKGVFTTATAHMREAIARGYRVCTNTTIFRGTAPEAYVELFMFLKDMGVEGCITSPGFDYESVTADREQFLARSEAQALYTEVHERCEGLRIPFYNNPLFHEFLQGKREYRCSAWSMPTYTVEGWRSPCYLLADKHVQSIRELFDETNWEDYGTGRDPRCANCLMHCGYEATTILDAMSSPRDLLALARG
- a CDS encoding FAD-dependent oxidoreductase gives rise to the protein MTLRGARVVVVGGGLAGITAAVEASSRGAVVTLVERRPFLGGKAFSFTEPHTGVELDNGQHVHLGCCTAYIALLTRLGTIGLTTMQPALRLDVRDRAGTHGVLAAHRLPAPLHMGPAFARYGLLSRGERSRALRALTALALMGERGRASLDDVSFGDWLRAHGQGDASIERFWDVIVTPTCNDRSDRVSAALAAFVLVEGLMRTRGGSAIGWARTGLSHLVDAPARQHITRLGGQVVTGRSVTRASAAGATLDDGRHLAADAVVLALPPGRTHRVCPEALPHDPDLGESPIVGVHLWYDRPVLDRPILAVVDSPVQWMFDRTAITGDSGPGQHIALSLSAAREQMGVPRRDLVATMDDEVRALFPSATGAVLTASAVTKEAHATFAHAPGQAARRPGARTPVPGVVLAGNWTATGWPATMEGAVRSGLVAIREIDRALDDNSPSGS
- the hpnD gene encoding squalene synthase HpnD, which produces MSVDQAYDVCTEVTRTEARNFYFGFILLPRERRRAIHALYAFSRLCDDSVDGVDDPTAKAQAVRARRDDVTRVYSGDGASTDDDPILIALADAIRRFGIPRAPMDALVDGVEMDLDTDRYADWPALTTYCDRVAGAVGVLSLYVFGFRDPAAPEHAQDLGVAMQVVNIMRDVQEDADRGRIYLPAQDMASHGVDVADILAGRMSDRMAALMHEQGDRAHEYFRRGAMLLPLLDLRARMCVQMLAALYGDILTRIEERGYDYTQGRVSLSGRRKAALMIGSIGRALLTRHR